Proteins encoded within one genomic window of Spirulina major PCC 6313:
- a CDS encoding AbrB family transcriptional regulator, with product MSATPLTGKALLQKVKELSEAPRRETAKQCGYFTKSKTGSIRVNLTEFYDAVLAAKGVALDPDGAKDGRGREPTYRVSVHKNGQIVIGSTYTNAMGLQPGDEFEIKLGYKHIKLNKLDENGTVADNDDN from the coding sequence ATGTCTGCCACTCCATTAACTGGAAAAGCTCTACTCCAAAAGGTCAAGGAACTCTCTGAAGCGCCTCGCCGTGAGACGGCCAAGCAATGCGGATACTTCACCAAAAGCAAAACCGGAAGTATCCGGGTTAACTTGACTGAATTTTATGACGCTGTCTTAGCCGCAAAAGGCGTTGCCCTTGATCCAGATGGTGCGAAAGATGGACGGGGTCGAGAACCGACCTATCGGGTGAGTGTTCATAAAAACGGTCAGATTGTCATTGGTTCGACGTATACCAATGCCATGGGATTACAACCCGGTGATGAATTTGAAATCAAGTTGGGCTATAAGCATATCAAGCTCAATAAGCTTGACGAAAATGGTACCGTCGCTGATAACGACGAT